The Saccharomyces paradoxus chromosome XV, complete sequence DNA window GTACCGATTGTATCGTCCGCAGAAGTGGAATCCCAGTCCATGACTTTAATTCTTAGTACGTCATTTAAGCGGTTATTAATTTGAATGGTTCCTTCATCATTCCACTTAGGATTTAAGGTTTTTTTGACAACCTTCGTCTTGTAGGCACAACCTTCCTCATTATTGATGTAAAACTTCAAATACGGATCGGAATAACCATTCAAATCAGATGCTACCAAGTTTTCTGCACTCCTGGACATAATCGTCAAATCACCAGAATTTGTGATTAGGTCATTCTCTGGCAACTTTTTAGTTTCGATAGGGAACCACGATATTTGGAGCATTAGTTTAGCACTGCCTTCACCTGAAAGATGCAATATTGATGGCTTATAATAACAGTTCTTAACTAATTCCAGTGTAGATAGTTCTACCTGACAAATGCATTTCTCCACTCTGTTaaagtttttatttttagcAACTCTGAAAGTGGTGATGGATTTGTCCAATTCTTTTATGATCACGTCACCTGACCACCCATTCTTAACAATTCTGGATGGAATACGTGGACTAACAAATCTTGGATGACCATTGTCGTCGAAAAACGCTTGAACATATAGCCCAGAGTCGGGCAATTCCCCATTAAGGACAGTTACTGCAAGAACACCTTGATTGTATTGCAATAATTCTGGTAAGTCCAATTTCTGTCTATTACTATACATGTCTTCTAATTCTTTGACCTCGTTCCATTCTTGGTCAAATTTGGCTTTGTCTTCTTTAGAGATCTTTTTCTCATCAATGGCTGACTTACGCAATTCCAAtgcttccttctttttgttaaCTTTATCTAAATCTTGGATTTCTTCCAATGTTAAAACAGGTAAAGCGGGATAGAAAGAGGTATAGTATGTAATGGTGCCCTTAGGTCTTTTCTTAGGCATCACCAGACGGCCaacttttgctttttcatCAACGGTTTCCTCATATTTATCATTCTCATCCTTCTTGAATAAATCTTGAACGTTAACATTGAATGCACCAACTGAACGATCTTTATTGACGGTTTCCACATCCATACATTGGAGCGTAATTCTTTGGTTTGGTGAGGTAACTGCAACGTAAATAACTTGATTCCAAACGGGATTCAATGTTTGACTCTTGAAATCAGTTCTACCTTTCGATAAACCGTTAACCAAGACTTTACAATATGGATCAATGGTACCgaacttttccaaatttctCAAATCGGTTGCCTTCTCGATGAACACTCTGATGGCGCCAATTGGTGGTGTGTAAGCAACGGAGTTGGAGCCAATCTCCAGTCTGACAGGTCTCCAATAAGTGCTAACTTTAATATCACCCTTCTGGTTTTTTAATggaatcaattttttgtccACTTGGCTTCTATCGATTAAATCATTCAAGGTTTGAATGGTAGAtccaatttcttcaccttTGCTATCTTTGACTACGAACTTATATCTCGTTTTGCGGCGATCTGCAATAACTGCTTCATAGTCCGAATTCCATTTCAAAGTGCCAGTGTCAGTTGCCTTACCAGTAGTTAACACTAATTTAGCATTCAAATAAACTTCAACATAGGCAgtaatcttcttttcttcttcagcaaaACGAGAACCTTCTTCAACTACAACTTTAGCAATACCAGTATTCAAATCAGGTAGCTCCTCCACAGATCCATCCggcaattttttctcttccaaGGTTGGGAAGAATCTTAAATCAAAAGTCAAATCACCAACCGGTTTAGAATTTCTTAAAAACTGAGCCTTTAGGTTCCTTTGTGTGGGTTTATCGTGTAAAAGATCCAAGTTATACTGGATTCTGCCCAGAACTTTATCCTTCAATTTCGCACGCTTATCATAAACACTAATGGTCAAGGGATCAGTGAATGAGTTTAACAAGACGTACAAAGTTTCATCCCAAACAGGATTCAAAGTGTCTCTTACTGTTCTGGTCTTGGCAATAGATACGTCGTTAAATTCGAAAGACAAGTAAGGATCGATTGATTCGTTCAATATTGAGGACGTACGTTTCAACCCCTTTGCATTTTTGACGGTTATTTCTAAGATACCGATAGACAAGTTGGAACCAGATAGGAGCTGAGGAATGTTCAATTGTAAAGAGAATGGAGGCAGCAAGATTGGACCCATATATTTCTTGGCCATCTTCTGTATTAATGTCATTAGACCTGGGATAGCTAAAATTTCCCAATTGAAGATGGAACGGCCAAACAAGGAAgcaacaaaatcaaaatctGGCACCTTCAGCAGTTGGATGTTAACGGTTTCGACATGAGGGAAGGGGGTCAttaatttgaatttaactCTAGCATGAGCCTTGAAAGCGATATCTGACACGGAAACAGGGATGGTgataccaaaaattttagcCTTAACAACAGCTAGTTCATTAACGTAATTTCTAACCTGTTTGGCACTCATATCGCATAAATCGTGAGGGGTAAAAGAGATACCCCAGTCCATCACAACAACATCAGATGCAGTGTTTTGGAAAGTCTTCACCAAATCGACCCTTGGGGGTTTAACACCTAACGTCAGCTCATCAATCCATAGTTGCGTAATGAATTGAGGGATAGCCTCATTGGTAGCCATCTGTTCATTAGCTTGCTGGACAATTAATTGACTTACGGAAGGCTCTAAAATGGGCCAATACTTATCCAAAAATGTATTCAGCCACTCTAAGGACTCATAGTCGTTCTCCACCTTTTGCACTGTGAATTCTTTTTGGACCAATTCTCTTATGGAGCCTCTGTATTTTTTGGCAGATGTTCTATACAACAATGATGtgataacaataacaaaaaatgcCGAACCCATTGAAAACTTATAATGACCGAGTGCAAATGATATTACGCCTCcgacaaaaaaaattgctaCCGAATGATACCAGTCACCGTAGAGGCTGTCTGGTATGATGTTATTTAAGAGGGTTTCCCTACTCATATCCATCAATTCATCATCTAGGGTTAATTCGTCTTTGTCTTCCCAGCCACCAATCTGTTTCCAACCTACGTAAGAGGCCTCATGGATACTTCTCTTGAAACTTTCATCACTAGCATGTGCTGCCTTCTCAGATGACACGCTTTTACTAGCTGCAGCTTCCTCTTTCGTCTTTGGAGGTTCTAACTTATCTATCCCATTAATGTTAGCTACTTGCGCCGTTTCAGGCTTCTTTGGTGCTGTTGCCCCAGTATCTTCTTTGGCCATATTGTACCACGCAATTGAACTTTTCAGAAAGTGCACTagatattcttttttaccttAGCCGTTATTCTTCGATTCTCTTGCCTATATCTTTGCGAAGAAAAAGCTAAGACAATCCTATACAAGTCAATTACGAGCCAGTAAGTCCAATTTGGAGTAGACAATACTAttagtaataatattaacGGCCAGTCATACTTTTCAATTGCAGCAACATCCCTGTCCCTTAGCATTTTGAGGGGCCTTTTgttataatttttcacGCAGCAATCCGTCGCCTAAGTAATTGTCACTTCTAACGTAAAGTATTTCCTGATTAAGTCCGCTATTTCAGAATGAGAACGAGTATATTGCTACCAAGGCACAGTTATACGTGTTGATCTTAATGGGCTGAACGAAAAGATTAATAAcgtaataggataat harbors:
- the TCB1 gene encoding tricalbin (Lipid-binding ER protein involved in ER-plasma membrane tethering~similar to YOR086C), whose product is MAKEDTGATAPKKPETAQVANINGIDKLEPPKTKEEAAASKSVSSEKAAHASDESFKRSIHEASYVGWKQIGGWEDKDELTLDDELMDMSRETLLNNIIPDSLYGDWYHSVAIFFVGGVISFALGHYKFSMGSAFFVIVITSLLYRTSAKKYRGSIRELVQKEFTVQKVENDYESLEWLNTFLDKYWPILEPSVSQLIVQQANEQMATNEAIPQFITQLWIDELTLGVKPPRVDLVKTFQNTASDVVVMDWGISFTPHDLCDMSAKQVRNYVNELAVVKAKIFGITIPVSVSDIAFKAHARVKFKLMTPFPHVETVNIQLLKVPDFDFVASLFGRSIFNWEILAIPGLMTLIQKMAKKYMGPILLPPFSLQLNIPQLLSGSNLSIGILEITVKNAKGLKRTSSILNESIDPYLSFEFNDVSIAKTRTVRDTLNPVWDETLYVLLNSFTDPLTISVYDKRAKLKDKVLGRIQYNLDLLHDKPTQRNLKAQFLRNSKPVGDLTFDLRFFPTLEEKKLPDGSVEELPDLNTGIAKVVVEEGSRFAEEEKKITAYVEVYLNAKLVLTTGKATDTGTLKWNSDYEAVIADRRKTRYKFVVKDSKGEEIGSTIQTLNDLIDRSQVDKKLIPLKNQKGDIKVSTYWRPVRLEIGSNSVAYTPPIGAIRVFIEKATDLRNLEKFGTIDPYCKVLVNGLSKGRTDFKSQTLNPVWNQVIYVAVTSPNQRITLQCMDVETVNKDRSVGAFNVNVQDLFKKDENDKYEETVDEKAKVGRLVMPKKRPKGTITYYTSFYPALPVLTLEEIQDLDKVNKKKEALELRKSAIDEKKISKEDKAKFDQEWNEVKELEDMYSNRQKLDLPELLQYNQGVLAVTVLNGELPDSGLYVQAFFDDNGHPRFVSPRIPSRIVKNGWSGDVIIKELDKSITTFRVAKNKNFNRVEKCICQVELSTLELVKNCYYKPSILHLSGEGSAKLMLQISWFPIETKKLPENDLITNSGDLTIMSRSAENLVASDLNGYSDPYLKFYINNEEGCAYKTKVVKKTLNPKWNDEGTIQINNRLNDVLRIKVMDWDSTSADDTIGTAEIPLKKVKVEGTTELDVPVEGLENAGQDGGMLHLAFSFKPRYTISVSKREKKVGDIASKGLGTGLKAGTTVIGGGVGAIGKIKKGVFGGLGSLTNHKKNHETGEEETKF